In one window of Phalacrocorax aristotelis chromosome W, bGulAri2.1, whole genome shotgun sequence DNA:
- the LOC142049634 gene encoding LOW QUALITY PROTEIN: procathepsin L-like (The sequence of the model RefSeq protein was modified relative to this genomic sequence to represent the inferred CDS: substituted 1 base at 1 genomic stop codon) yields MLGAMAKLLGLLLALLGCAVALDPALEEAWEGWKSLHAKKYPEEAEAVRREVWEKNLWRIQQHNQEESQGQHTFRLAMNHYGDLTDEEFNQLLNGFTLAQWEEPALLFQAPPALNAPAEVDWRAKGYVTPVKNQGHCGSCWAFSATGALEGLVFNQTGKLVVLSEQNLIDCSRKLGNNGCHGSLMTRAFQYVHENGGLNSERIYPYTATDTSSCXYNPQDRAANCSTIWLVAQGSEVVLEHAVAAVGPMSVAVDASNFHFYKSGIFSSMFCSQRVNHGILAVGYGTSQEPGRNVSYWILKNSWSEVWGEQGYVRLLKGTNNQCGVATQASFPML; encoded by the exons ATG CTGGGTGCCATGGCcaagctgctggggctgctgctggctctgctgggctgtGCCGTGGCGCTGGATCCTGCCCTGGAGGAGGCCTGGGAAGGATGGAAGAGCCTCCATGCCAAGAAGTACCCAGAG GAGGCCGAGGCTGTCCGCAGGGAGGTCTGGGAGAAGAACCTGTGGCGCATCCAGCAGCACAACCAGGAGGAGTCGCAGGGACAGCACACCTTCCGCCTGGCCATGAACCACTACGGGGACCTG ACGGACGAGGAGTTTAACCAGCTCCTGAATGGCTTCACTCTGGCACAGTGGGAGGAGCCAGCACTGCTTTTCCAGGCTCCGCCGGCCCTGAACGCCCCGGCAGAGGTGGACTGGAGGGCAAAGGGCTACGTGACGCCTGTGAAGAACCAG GGGCACTGCGGGTCATGCTGGGCATTCAGTGCCACGGGGGCCTTGGAGGGGCTTGTCTTCAACCAGACCGGGAAGCTGGTGGTACTGAGCGAGCAGAACCTCATCGACTGCTCCCGAAAGCTGGGCAACAACGGCTGCCACGGCAGCCTCATGACCCGTGCCTTCCAGTACGTGCACGAAAACGGTGGCTTGAACTCGGAGCGCATTTACCCCTACACGGCTACA gACACCTCCAGCTGCTGATACAATCCCCAGGACAGGGCGGCTAACTGCTCCACCATCTGGCTGGTGGCCCAGGGCAGTGAGGTGGTGCTGGAGCATGCGGTGGCGGCTGTGGGCCCCATGTCCGTGGCGGTGGATGCCAGCAACTTCCACTTCTACAAGTCGG GCATCTTCAGCAGCATGTTTTGCAGCCAGCGGGTAAACCATGGGATACTGGCCGTGGGCTACGGCACGAGCCAGGAGCCCGGGCGCAACGTGAGCTACTGGATCTTAAAAAACAG CTGGTCAGAGGTGTGGGGTGAGCAGGGCTATGTCCGCCTGCTGAAGGGCACCAACAACCAGTGCGGGGTGGCCACCCAGGCCAGTTTCCCCATGCTGTGA
- the MYDGF gene encoding myeloid-derived growth factor isoform X2: MAAGAPAERPQPGLTPPARRSPGFLSKMAASSGRSGRRLWAAVVPAALLCLVARAAEEPSTADFDVRPGGEVHSFSRSLGDYTCTFTYSAQGGTNEQWQMNIGVSEDNLLFSCSVWRPQGKSYLFFTQFKAEVKGAKIEHAMAYSQAAVGAQSDIPLKQEEFEITETTVSHREGKFRFELSKLTIVAKTPHDEL; encoded by the exons ATGGCCGCCGGGGCGCCCGCTGAGCGGCCGCAGCCCGGGTTGACCCCTCCCGCACGCCGTAGCCCGGGCTTCCTTTCCAAGATGGCGGCGTCCAGCGGGAGGAGCGGGCGGAGGCTGTGGGCCGCGGTAGTACCCGCCGCCCTGCTGTGCCTGGTGGCCCGGGCCGCCGAGGAACCGAGCACGGCCGACTTCGACGTGCGGCCCGGCGGGGAAGTTCACTCCTTCTCCCGGAGCCTG ggGGATTACACCTGCACCTTCACATACTCAGCTCAGGGAGGAACAAATGAG caATGGCAGATGAACATTGGAGTCAGTGAAGACAACCTGCTCTTCTCCTGCTCAGTCTGGAG GCCCCAAGGGAAGTCATATCTCTTCTTTACCCAGTTTAAAGCTGAAGTGAAAGGAGCCAAGATAGAGCATGCCATGGCTTAT TCTCAAGCTGCAGTGGGTGCACAAAGCGACATCCCCTTAAAACAGGAAGAATTCGAAATCACCGAAACAACAG TGTCTCACAGGGAAGGCAAGTTCCGTTTTGAACTGTCCAAACTCACGATTGTGGCAAAAACACCCCATGATGAGCTGTGA
- the MYDGF gene encoding myeloid-derived growth factor isoform X1, protein MAAGAPAERPQPGLTPPARRSPGFLSKMAASSGRSGRRLWAAVVPAALLCLVARAAEEPSTADFDVRPGGEVHSFSRSLVRGEERGDYTCTFTYSAQGGTNEQWQMNIGVSEDNLLFSCSVWRPQGKSYLFFTQFKAEVKGAKIEHAMAYSQAAVGAQSDIPLKQEEFEITETTVSHREGKFRFELSKLTIVAKTPHDEL, encoded by the exons ATGGCCGCCGGGGCGCCCGCTGAGCGGCCGCAGCCCGGGTTGACCCCTCCCGCACGCCGTAGCCCGGGCTTCCTTTCCAAGATGGCGGCGTCCAGCGGGAGGAGCGGGCGGAGGCTGTGGGCCGCGGTAGTACCCGCCGCCCTGCTGTGCCTGGTGGCCCGGGCCGCCGAGGAACCGAGCACGGCCGACTTCGACGTGCGGCCCGGCGGGGAAGTTCACTCCTTCTCCCGGAGCCTGgtgaggggtgaggagagg ggGGATTACACCTGCACCTTCACATACTCAGCTCAGGGAGGAACAAATGAG caATGGCAGATGAACATTGGAGTCAGTGAAGACAACCTGCTCTTCTCCTGCTCAGTCTGGAG GCCCCAAGGGAAGTCATATCTCTTCTTTACCCAGTTTAAAGCTGAAGTGAAAGGAGCCAAGATAGAGCATGCCATGGCTTAT TCTCAAGCTGCAGTGGGTGCACAAAGCGACATCCCCTTAAAACAGGAAGAATTCGAAATCACCGAAACAACAG TGTCTCACAGGGAAGGCAAGTTCCGTTTTGAACTGTCCAAACTCACGATTGTGGCAAAAACACCCCATGATGAGCTGTGA
- the TNFAIP8L1 gene encoding tumor necrosis factor alpha-induced protein 8-like protein 1, whose product MDTFSTKSLALQAQKKLLSKMATKTIANVFIDDTSSEILDELYRATKEYTHNRKEAQKIIKNLIKIVMKLSVLYRNGQFNPEELLVMERFRKKVHTLAMTAVSFHQIDFTFDRRVMSGVLTECRDLLHQAVNGHLTAKSHSRINHVFNHFADYEFLSALYGPSEPYRTHLKRICEGVNKMLEEDNI is encoded by the coding sequence ATGGACACCTTCAGTACCAAGAGCCTGGCCCTGCAGGCCCAGAAGAAGCTCTTGAGCAAGATGGCTACCAAGACCATAGCCAACGTCTTCATTGATGACACCAGCAGCGAGATCTTGGATGAGCTCTATCGGGCCACCAAGGAGTACACCCACAACCGCAAAGAGGCCCAGAAGATCATCAAAAACCTCATAAAGATTGTCATGAAGTTGAGCGTGCTCTACCGCAACGGGCAGTTCAACCCTGAGGAGCTGCTGGTGATGGAGCGCTTCCGCAAGAAGGTGCATACCTTGGCCATGACGGCCGTCAGCTTCCACCAGATAGACTTCACCTTCGACCGCCGGGTCATGTCGGGTGTCCTCACGGAGTGCCGGGACCTGCTGCACCAGGCTGTCAATGGCCACCTGACGGCCAAATCCCACTCCCGCATCAACCACGTCTTCAATCACTTTGCGGACTATGAGTTCCTCTCAGCTCTCTACGGGCCATCCGAGCCCTACCGCACCCACCTGAAGAGGATCTGTGAAGGAGTTAACAAGATGCTGGAGGAGGACAACATATGA